In the genome of Gemmatimonadaceae bacterium, one region contains:
- a CDS encoding GNAT family N-acetyltransferase: MRRAQPSDLGTVVSLRLALLREYGDHPLYANLHQDVVDRAFDLYHAQIVANDERLFLAELGEEAVGILRAVDVRGSPLVLPERYCYVSSVYVVPSARRRGVMRALVRAAEAWCEERGLGEMRLHNAASSRVAVDAWTALGFEVVEQVRRRTVEADAPHDEREITSQAAAAR, translated from the coding sequence GTGCGGCGCGCGCAACCGAGCGATCTGGGCACGGTCGTCTCGCTGCGGCTCGCGCTGCTCCGTGAGTACGGTGATCACCCGCTCTACGCCAACCTTCATCAGGACGTCGTCGACCGCGCATTCGACCTCTACCACGCGCAGATCGTCGCGAACGACGAGCGCCTGTTTCTCGCCGAACTCGGCGAAGAGGCCGTCGGCATCCTGCGAGCCGTGGACGTCCGCGGCTCGCCGCTCGTACTGCCGGAGCGCTACTGCTATGTGTCGTCCGTCTACGTCGTGCCGTCGGCGCGGCGCCGCGGCGTGATGCGAGCCCTCGTGCGCGCCGCCGAGGCGTGGTGCGAGGAGCGTGGCCTCGGCGAGATGCGCTTGCACAACGCCGCCTCGTCACGAGTCGCCGTCGACGCCTGGACCGCGCTCGGGTTCGAGGTGGTCGAGCAGGTGCGGCGGCGAACGGTCGAGGCGGACGCCCCGCATGACGAACGCGAGATCACTTCGCAGGCTGCCGCGGCGCGCTGA
- a CDS encoding MFS transporter yields MPEPTTAPPRRPAPRSAAVLTPAASAVVSSLNPFQTLQRHRNFRLFWIGQTVSLIGTWMQTMAQGWLALELSNSAFLVGLVASAGSLPVLVLSLHAGVLADRMEKLRLVKIGQIAFCLQAVALWWFTWSHHITIAWLLILATVNGVINAFEIPARQSFVVELVGREDLPGAIALNSSGFNIARVVGPSIGGAIIASLGLAWCFGVNALSYIAVMGGLMLIRLPAWAPPEHVVSPFEGIREGVLFMRDTPSIAALMKFVTVYSILGVQYLTLMPVVARDHLGLGAGGYGAMLACVGVGGVSGALWLAAIGDRFNRMRLLAVTAYVYSGLLILFALVRTAAASYPILLGVGFTMIVTSAVCNSTLQHVVPNELRGRLMAAYSFVVVGLSSVIGSFVAGSVAHVIGTPWAIGGGAAILLLYTYIAFERGTALREA; encoded by the coding sequence GTGCCCGAACCGACGACCGCTCCACCCCGCCGCCCCGCACCGCGCTCCGCCGCGGTGCTCACCCCGGCGGCGAGTGCCGTGGTTTCGTCGCTCAATCCGTTCCAGACGCTTCAGCGTCACCGAAACTTCCGTCTCTTCTGGATCGGTCAGACCGTTTCGCTGATCGGCACGTGGATGCAGACCATGGCGCAGGGATGGCTCGCGTTAGAGCTCTCCAATAGCGCCTTCCTCGTCGGGCTCGTGGCGTCGGCCGGGTCCCTGCCCGTGCTCGTGCTGTCGCTCCACGCCGGCGTCCTCGCCGACCGGATGGAAAAGCTCCGCCTCGTCAAGATCGGACAGATCGCCTTCTGCCTTCAGGCGGTCGCGCTCTGGTGGTTCACCTGGAGTCACCACATCACGATCGCGTGGCTGCTCATCCTCGCCACGGTCAACGGAGTGATCAACGCGTTCGAGATCCCGGCGCGGCAGTCGTTCGTCGTCGAGCTCGTCGGACGCGAGGATCTTCCGGGAGCGATCGCGCTCAACTCGAGCGGATTCAACATCGCGCGCGTCGTCGGTCCGAGCATCGGCGGCGCGATCATCGCGAGCCTTGGTTTGGCGTGGTGCTTCGGCGTGAACGCCTTGAGCTACATCGCGGTGATGGGCGGGCTGATGCTCATTCGCCTTCCAGCGTGGGCGCCGCCCGAGCACGTCGTCTCGCCGTTCGAGGGGATTCGCGAAGGCGTCTTGTTCATGCGCGACACGCCGTCGATCGCCGCGCTCATGAAGTTCGTGACGGTCTACTCGATCCTCGGCGTCCAGTATCTCACGCTCATGCCGGTCGTCGCCCGCGACCATCTCGGGCTCGGCGCGGGTGGGTACGGAGCGATGCTCGCGTGCGTCGGCGTCGGCGGCGTATCCGGCGCGCTCTGGCTCGCCGCGATCGGCGACCGGTTCAATCGGATGCGGCTGTTGGCGGTCACGGCATACGTCTACTCCGGTCTCCTCATCCTTTTCGCGCTCGTGCGCACCGCGGCCGCCTCGTACCCGATTCTGCTCGGCGTCGGCTTCACGATGATCGTGACCAGCGCGGTCTGCAATTCGACGCTCCAACACGTCGTGCCGAATGAGCTGCGCGGACGATTGATGGCCGCCTACTCGTTCGTCGTCGTCGGATTGTCGTCGGTCATCGGCTCGTTCGTCGCCGGTAGCGTCGCGCACGTCATCGGTACTCCGTGGGCGATCGGCGGCGGCGCCGCGATCCTGCTGCTCTATACCTATATCGCGTTCGAGCGCGGCACGGCGTTGCGAGAGGCCTGA
- a CDS encoding cytidylate kinase-like family protein, whose translation MPVITISRMYGSGGSEVAQRVAAALGWSLLDNDIVDAIAERSGLTRAEVTAQDERVPSLVERLASALSLGSPEMLPPVPTGPVETTEERIVAVTQRVIEEAVQAGPAVFVGRGAQCLLAEREDALHVFCYAPKAALRRYAMDTFRVGQDEADKMVAEQNKQREQYVRRHWSRNWLAHENYHLCVNTAWLGIDGAAGLVVDAARKQFGESPGPRD comes from the coding sequence ATGCCCGTCATCACGATCTCGCGGATGTACGGCTCCGGCGGATCGGAGGTGGCGCAACGAGTCGCCGCCGCGCTGGGCTGGTCGCTCCTCGACAACGACATCGTCGACGCGATCGCCGAACGCTCGGGCCTCACGCGGGCCGAAGTGACCGCGCAGGACGAGCGCGTTCCTTCGCTCGTCGAACGCCTGGCGTCGGCGCTGTCGCTCGGCTCTCCGGAGATGTTGCCGCCGGTGCCGACGGGCCCCGTGGAAACGACCGAGGAGCGCATCGTCGCCGTGACGCAGCGCGTCATCGAAGAGGCGGTGCAAGCGGGGCCCGCGGTGTTCGTCGGACGCGGCGCGCAGTGTCTGCTCGCCGAGCGAGAGGACGCGCTTCACGTCTTCTGCTACGCGCCGAAGGCCGCCCTGCGCCGGTACGCGATGGACACGTTTCGGGTCGGGCAGGACGAAGCCGACAAGATGGTCGCCGAGCAGAACAAGCAGCGCGAGCAGTACGTGCGCCGCCACTGGAGCCGCAACTGGCTCGCGCACGAGAACTATCATCTCTGCGTGAATACCGCGTGGCTGGGAATCGACGGCGCGGCGGGGCTCGTCGTGGACGCGGCGCGAAAACAGTTCGGCGAGTCGCCCGGCCCACGCGACTGA
- a CDS encoding PadR family transcriptional regulator, whose translation MPRPDVASRSDLPPGTLEMLILRTLTLGSLHGYAIAQHIAKLSDGVFKVEQGSLYPALERLLNKGWATVRWDETPTKRHARYYSITASGRKQLKEKQSHYQRVSAAIARVMRAS comes from the coding sequence ATGCCTCGACCTGACGTCGCCAGCCGCAGCGATCTGCCGCCCGGCACGCTCGAGATGTTGATTCTGAGAACGCTCACGCTCGGATCGCTGCACGGCTACGCCATCGCGCAGCACATCGCCAAGCTGTCCGACGGCGTGTTCAAGGTCGAGCAGGGATCCCTCTATCCGGCGCTCGAGCGGCTGCTCAATAAAGGGTGGGCGACGGTGCGTTGGGACGAGACGCCGACCAAGCGGCATGCGCGCTACTACTCGATCACGGCGTCGGGGCGAAAGCAGCTCAAGGAAAAACAGTCGCACTACCAGCGCGTCAGCGCCGCCATCGCGCGGGTGATGCGCGCGAGCTGA
- a CDS encoding CocE/NonD family hydrolase: MTSRKHVGLFVFASVAAGAGAGPIEVGAQPVSPPNFACHFVMVPVRDGVHLNTSICEPRGSHPALPIMMSRTPYGIAGDTVVSPSSRFLAADGYIFVTQDIRGRYKSEGQFFMNRPLHDPRDAKGTDESTDTYDTVDWLIKNVPNNNGRVGVFGVSYPGFLATMAGINPHPAVKAISPQAPMTDTWMGDDFFHQGAFRLSYGFEYASDLELSKNQSIPSPISHWDAYDWYLELGPLANADAKYFHGRVPTWTAFTKHPSYDAYWQARAVERDLTSPAVPTLTVGGWWDQEDRWGPLATYKALEPGDTKHWNFLVMGPWNHGGWRNQARAMQVVDPGTADAFLRDVEAPWFAYWLRDKGRMSEPTAYLYDAGAKKWRSFAAWPPKTGASERKVYLHSGGLLSFDAPKSEPAQYDQFVSDPAHPVPYRPRPVEQTYDPRGSRWRTWETQDQRFVQGRPDVLTWESTPLPADVTIAGDVIAHIVASTTGQDADWVVKLIDVFPDSVPSHWDWGGYQLMVAHEIMRGRYRAGFTTPKPIQPNTPLPFTVDLHQQTYTFEKGHRMMVQVQSTWFPLYDRNPQTWVPNIFEAKASDFRAETHRVWHTPEQASYVAVTVLR, encoded by the coding sequence ATGACGAGTCGGAAGCACGTGGGCTTGTTCGTTTTCGCGTCCGTGGCCGCCGGCGCCGGTGCCGGCCCGATCGAAGTCGGCGCGCAGCCGGTGTCGCCGCCGAACTTCGCCTGCCACTTCGTGATGGTACCCGTGCGCGACGGCGTGCATCTCAACACGAGCATCTGCGAACCGCGCGGGTCGCACCCGGCGTTGCCGATCATGATGTCGCGCACGCCGTACGGCATCGCCGGCGACACCGTCGTGTCACCGTCGAGTCGGTTCCTCGCCGCCGACGGCTACATCTTCGTCACGCAGGACATCCGCGGGCGGTACAAGAGCGAAGGACAGTTCTTCATGAACCGACCGCTGCACGACCCGCGCGACGCGAAGGGCACCGACGAGAGCACGGACACGTACGACACGGTCGATTGGCTCATCAAGAACGTGCCCAACAACAACGGCCGCGTCGGCGTGTTCGGTGTGTCATACCCGGGATTCCTGGCGACCATGGCCGGCATCAATCCGCATCCCGCGGTCAAGGCCATATCTCCCCAAGCCCCGATGACGGATACATGGATGGGCGACGACTTCTTCCACCAGGGCGCGTTTCGATTGTCGTACGGGTTCGAGTACGCGAGCGATCTGGAGTTGAGCAAGAATCAGTCGATCCCGTCGCCGATCTCGCACTGGGACGCGTACGACTGGTACCTGGAGCTCGGACCGCTGGCGAACGCGGACGCGAAATACTTTCACGGCCGCGTCCCGACGTGGACGGCGTTCACGAAGCATCCGAGCTACGACGCCTACTGGCAGGCGCGCGCCGTCGAGCGAGATCTCACATCGCCTGCCGTGCCGACGCTCACGGTTGGCGGCTGGTGGGACCAGGAGGATCGCTGGGGCCCGCTCGCGACCTACAAGGCGCTCGAGCCGGGCGACACGAAGCATTGGAACTTCCTCGTCATGGGGCCGTGGAATCACGGCGGTTGGCGCAACCAGGCGCGGGCGATGCAGGTCGTCGACCCGGGAACGGCTGACGCGTTCCTGCGAGACGTCGAGGCGCCGTGGTTCGCGTACTGGCTGCGCGACAAAGGAAGAATGAGCGAGCCGACGGCCTACCTCTACGACGCCGGTGCCAAAAAATGGCGCTCGTTCGCCGCTTGGCCGCCAAAGACCGGAGCGTCGGAGCGCAAGGTCTATTTGCACTCGGGCGGGCTCCTGTCGTTCGACGCGCCGAAATCGGAACCGGCGCAGTACGACCAATTCGTCTCCGATCCGGCGCACCCCGTGCCGTACCGTCCGCGCCCCGTCGAGCAGACGTACGATCCGCGCGGATCGCGCTGGCGCACGTGGGAGACGCAGGACCAGCGCTTCGTGCAAGGGCGCCCTGACGTGCTCACCTGGGAGTCGACGCCGCTGCCGGCGGACGTGACGATCGCCGGTGACGTGATCGCGCACATCGTGGCGTCGACCACGGGTCAGGACGCGGACTGGGTCGTGAAATTGATCGACGTGTTCCCCGACAGCGTTCCGAGTCATTGGGACTGGGGCGGCTACCAGTTGATGGTCGCGCACGAAATCATGCGCGGGCGCTATCGCGCGGGATTCACGACGCCGAAGCCCATTCAGCCCAACACGCCCCTCCCCTTCACCGTCGACCTGCACCAGCAGACGTACACGTTCGAGAAGGGCCACCGGATGATGGTGCAGGTGCAGAGCACCTGGTTCCCGCTCTACGACCGGAATCCGCAGACGTGGGTGCCGAACATCTTCGAGGCGAAGGCGAGCGACTTCAGAGCCGAGACGCACCGTGTCTGGCATACGCCCGAGCAGGCGTCGTACGTCGCGGTGACCGTGTTGCGCTGA
- a CDS encoding ADOP family duplicated permease, protein MSLIDGLLHRLRVLHRGERYSEEIASELRFHADLEALAQRSENRDRVAAEISVRRAVGNVTYYREEVRRMTPLAWFDGLRQDLNYAWRGSARAPGFTAAAVITLGLGIGVNASVFSFLDRLFVHAPDGVVAPSAVRRLYIEYSRPEEPSGRLAFDSFSYPYIRALTLAEDSSVKLAAFTSADSTAIVDGEARVPVRLSRVTGGYFSVLGVVAERGRLFTGEETRIESPTPVAVISDALWRSSFGADEHILGRAIAIGTRRFTVIGIAARSFSGIDVDAVDVWAPANTYEGSGFNGLAWYDTFQSAFRLIARVPPALPETKVLTAATAAIRSVHLTGWFYDSTAVARAGSILRAAGPSKAEKEVSISTRIAGVALIVFLIAVANVTNLLLVRAARRRREMAVRRALGVSGKRLYQQLLTESVFLGLLGGAAAALFAVWGATALRRLLLPGTHWATSAVDGATLVFVALAALAAGVVAGLAPGFQSTRPELVNSLRAGAREGSYRHSRLRSTLLVVQTALSLVLMVGAGLFVKSLDLVRSIDTGYDVEHLAFVGPRFPGARPPAGEVVARLELAVSRLRDVPAIEGVGMTSIAPMRGASYTTITLPDRDSLPEFEGERGASVSAVSPGYFGAVGIPVLAGRDFGDEDRHGGQNTLIVSRAMARTYWPGKTAIGQCLKLGKRSSSAPCATVVGIVGDVHRYDVVEKPRLQFYLPATQADTFFTPTVLVIRARGANLMAAGAIAAAELRRAFPTSSPAVIRTMAQSLEPQFRPWRLGARLFLALGILALVVAAIGVYSVVAYSVSQRTREMGIRIALGARTADVLSLVVGEGARTVAIGVLVGVLVSLAAGRLVATLLYGITAHDPAVLAGAAVVLMLVGMTASMVPSVRAAKVDPVVALRSD, encoded by the coding sequence ATGTCACTTATCGACGGATTGCTTCACCGGCTGCGCGTGTTGCATCGTGGCGAGCGCTACTCCGAAGAAATCGCCAGCGAACTGCGATTCCACGCCGACCTCGAGGCTCTCGCGCAGCGTTCCGAGAACCGCGACCGGGTGGCCGCGGAGATCTCCGTGCGGCGCGCGGTCGGCAATGTTACGTACTACCGCGAGGAGGTTCGGCGCATGACACCGCTCGCCTGGTTCGACGGCCTTCGCCAGGACCTGAACTACGCCTGGCGCGGATCGGCTCGCGCCCCCGGCTTCACGGCAGCCGCCGTCATCACGCTCGGACTCGGCATCGGCGTGAACGCGTCGGTCTTCTCGTTCTTGGACCGCTTGTTCGTCCACGCGCCGGACGGGGTCGTCGCGCCGTCGGCCGTGCGGCGACTGTACATCGAGTACTCACGTCCGGAGGAACCAAGCGGACGCCTCGCGTTCGACTCGTTCTCCTATCCGTACATCAGAGCGCTGACGCTTGCCGAAGACTCGAGCGTCAAACTGGCCGCGTTCACGTCCGCCGACTCCACGGCGATCGTGGACGGCGAGGCGCGCGTTCCGGTTCGATTGAGCCGAGTCACGGGCGGCTATTTCTCGGTGCTTGGAGTAGTCGCGGAGCGCGGGCGCCTGTTCACCGGCGAAGAAACTCGAATCGAGTCTCCAACGCCGGTCGCGGTCATCAGCGACGCGCTGTGGCGCTCGTCGTTCGGCGCCGACGAACATATTCTCGGGCGGGCGATCGCGATCGGGACACGTCGCTTCACGGTCATCGGCATTGCCGCGCGGTCGTTCTCCGGAATCGATGTCGACGCGGTCGACGTGTGGGCGCCGGCCAACACATACGAGGGCTCCGGGTTCAACGGTCTCGCGTGGTACGACACGTTTCAAAGCGCATTTCGGTTGATCGCACGCGTCCCGCCCGCCTTGCCCGAGACGAAGGTTCTCACCGCGGCGACGGCGGCGATTCGCTCGGTTCATCTCACGGGATGGTTCTACGATTCGACGGCCGTCGCGCGAGCCGGTTCGATTCTGCGTGCGGCGGGGCCATCGAAGGCCGAGAAGGAAGTGTCGATCTCAACGCGGATCGCCGGCGTCGCCCTCATCGTATTTCTGATCGCGGTCGCGAACGTCACGAACCTGCTGCTCGTTCGGGCGGCACGACGTCGCCGCGAGATGGCGGTGCGACGAGCGCTGGGCGTCTCAGGAAAGCGCCTCTACCAACAACTGCTCACTGAGAGCGTATTCCTCGGCCTGTTGGGAGGCGCAGCCGCGGCGCTCTTCGCGGTCTGGGGTGCTACGGCGCTGCGGCGCTTGCTCCTGCCCGGAACTCACTGGGCGACGAGCGCTGTCGACGGCGCGACGCTCGTCTTCGTCGCACTCGCGGCACTCGCGGCCGGCGTGGTCGCCGGGCTGGCGCCCGGTTTTCAATCGACGCGGCCGGAGCTGGTGAATTCGTTGCGTGCGGGCGCGCGTGAGGGATCGTATCGCCACTCTCGATTACGGTCCACGCTGCTCGTGGTGCAGACCGCGCTGTCCCTTGTGCTGATGGTCGGAGCGGGGTTGTTCGTCAAAAGCCTCGATTTGGTGCGATCGATCGACACCGGATACGACGTCGAGCACTTGGCGTTCGTTGGCCCGCGGTTCCCCGGCGCGAGACCACCGGCGGGCGAGGTTGTCGCCAGGCTCGAGCTCGCCGTCTCGAGGTTGCGGGACGTGCCGGCAATCGAGGGCGTCGGAATGACGTCGATCGCACCGATGCGCGGTGCGTCTTACACGACGATCACCCTCCCCGACCGAGACTCGCTTCCCGAGTTCGAGGGCGAGCGCGGCGCGTCGGTTTCGGCCGTCTCGCCAGGCTATTTTGGCGCCGTGGGAATTCCGGTGCTCGCGGGGCGGGATTTTGGAGACGAAGATCGTCACGGCGGTCAGAACACCTTGATCGTGAGTCGAGCCATGGCTCGGACCTACTGGCCGGGAAAGACTGCGATTGGCCAGTGTCTAAAACTCGGCAAGCGTAGCTCCTCCGCCCCTTGCGCCACCGTCGTAGGAATCGTCGGCGACGTTCATCGCTACGACGTCGTAGAGAAACCGAGGCTGCAGTTCTACCTTCCCGCGACGCAGGCGGACACGTTTTTCACTCCGACCGTGCTGGTCATTCGCGCGCGCGGCGCAAACCTGATGGCCGCCGGAGCGATCGCCGCGGCTGAGTTGCGGCGTGCGTTTCCCACTTCCTCGCCGGCCGTGATCCGAACCATGGCGCAGTCGCTCGAGCCGCAGTTCAGGCCCTGGCGGCTCGGCGCCAGGCTCTTCTTGGCGCTCGGCATCCTCGCGCTAGTGGTCGCGGCGATCGGCGTCTACAGCGTGGTTGCGTACTCGGTCAGCCAGCGTACGCGCGAAATGGGGATTCGAATCGCGCTCGGCGCGCGGACGGCCGATGTTCTTTCCCTTGTCGTCGGTGAGGGCGCGCGGACCGTTGCGATCGGCGTACTCGTCGGTGTCCTGGTCTCGCTTGCGGCCGGCCGCCTCGTCGCGACGCTGCTTTACGGAATTACCGCGCACGATCCTGCGGTGCTTGCGGGCGCGGCTGTCGTGCTGATGCTCGTCGGCATGACGGCCAGCATGGTTCCGAGCGTTCGCGCCGCGAAAGTCGATCCCGTCGTCGCGCTCCGATCCGACTGA
- a CDS encoding ADOP family duplicated permease has product MTLGELWRRAVTWGRRRELERRLSGEIDEHVELLARDLEREGLTPADARAQAGRQVGSSLRAREASRDAWGFPAADAFLHDLRYAARGLRRSPGFTATVIVTLALGIGANTTMFAIIDRLMFRPYPYMRAPGEVHRVYLSTTLRGRTLTYATMPYTRYLDIAKGTHSYSQIAAVSEWRLAVGTGQATRVKHVDGVSAAFFDLFDAPALRGRYFVAAEDAAPNGTRVAVLTHAFWQSEFGGQNVIGQQLAVGLAKYTIIGVAPEGFVGTANNGAEPDLFVPITTIPANVSPNWDAGKYLKTYSWDWTEIIVRRRAGVSDAASDADLTNAFIQSRTAQRALNPGMTPDSIAKPRALEGSLRSWAAPDAGLEARVLLWVAGVAAIVLLIACANVANLMFARVLRRRREIAVRLALGVSRRRLIGQFVVEGLLLAFLGCAAGLVAAEWAGAAVQRLIFLQVAVSGGGLIADWRTVGAAAACAVASALLVAVGPAVLATRSDLTGSLKPGARAGVTQHSRLRSTLLVAQGGLSVVLLIGAALFVRSLTHVVSIRLGYDATNVIEAILDFRGYQMDSTAAVAMRRRLLAAAKSIPGAESATRVNSLLFSTNTAYLSVPGIDSVARLGRFNFQMTTPEYFDVMRTRIVRGRAFDALDRAGMPLVTVVSQAMGRALWPNKDPIGQCIHVAWDALHPDPRPPCSTVVGVAEDAAMQTATDEQRFMYYIPVEQANPAWASTILVRLSPAVTDGPERVRRGLQAAMPGEGFVVVRPLAELVDISRRSWKLGAVLFTTFGLLALIVAAVGLYGVIAYDVAQRRHEIGVRIALGARARDVVSIVARQGFAFVAVAVCLGVLVALGASRWVQPLLYGESATDPAAYALVAGVMIVVALVASVVPAARAAGVDPNIALRSE; this is encoded by the coding sequence ATGACGCTCGGCGAACTCTGGCGACGTGCCGTGACATGGGGCCGGCGGCGCGAGCTCGAGCGCCGGTTGAGCGGCGAGATCGACGAACATGTCGAGCTTCTCGCGCGCGATCTGGAGCGCGAAGGCCTGACGCCCGCGGACGCGCGAGCCCAGGCGGGACGCCAAGTGGGAAGTTCACTGCGCGCGCGAGAGGCCAGTCGGGATGCGTGGGGTTTTCCCGCCGCCGACGCATTCCTGCACGACCTGCGCTACGCGGCTCGCGGACTGCGACGGTCGCCCGGCTTCACGGCGACCGTGATCGTGACGCTCGCGCTCGGCATCGGCGCCAACACGACGATGTTCGCCATCATCGACCGGCTGATGTTCAGGCCGTACCCGTACATGCGGGCGCCGGGCGAAGTGCACCGCGTCTATCTCAGTACGACGTTGCGGGGGCGAACGCTCACGTACGCGACGATGCCCTACACGCGGTATCTCGACATCGCGAAGGGGACGCACTCGTACTCGCAGATCGCCGCCGTCTCGGAGTGGCGTCTGGCGGTGGGCACCGGACAGGCGACGCGCGTCAAGCACGTCGACGGGGTGAGCGCAGCCTTCTTCGATCTCTTCGACGCTCCGGCGCTTCGCGGTCGGTATTTCGTCGCTGCCGAAGACGCGGCGCCCAACGGAACGCGCGTCGCGGTGCTGACGCACGCGTTCTGGCAGTCGGAATTCGGCGGACAAAATGTCATCGGACAGCAGCTGGCGGTCGGGCTCGCGAAGTACACGATCATCGGCGTCGCGCCGGAGGGATTCGTCGGCACCGCGAACAACGGCGCCGAGCCCGATCTCTTCGTTCCGATCACGACGATCCCGGCGAACGTCAGCCCGAATTGGGATGCCGGCAAATACCTGAAGACGTACTCGTGGGACTGGACGGAGATCATCGTCAGGCGGCGCGCCGGCGTGTCGGACGCCGCGTCGGACGCGGACCTCACGAATGCGTTCATTCAGAGTCGGACGGCGCAACGCGCGCTCAATCCCGGCATGACGCCGGACTCGATCGCCAAACCCCGCGCCCTCGAGGGGTCGCTGCGATCGTGGGCCGCTCCCGATGCGGGCCTCGAGGCGCGCGTGCTGCTCTGGGTCGCCGGCGTCGCCGCCATCGTGTTGTTGATCGCCTGCGCCAACGTCGCGAACCTCATGTTCGCTCGCGTACTTCGGCGGCGCCGTGAAATCGCCGTACGACTCGCGCTCGGCGTGAGCCGCCGGCGCCTCATAGGGCAGTTCGTCGTCGAGGGGTTGTTGCTCGCTTTCCTTGGCTGCGCGGCCGGACTCGTCGCCGCGGAGTGGGCGGGCGCGGCCGTTCAGCGATTGATCTTCCTGCAGGTCGCCGTTTCGGGAGGAGGATTGATCGCTGATTGGCGGACGGTCGGCGCGGCGGCCGCGTGCGCGGTTGCCTCAGCGCTTCTCGTCGCCGTCGGCCCCGCGGTTCTCGCGACGCGATCCGATCTGACCGGCTCGCTCAAGCCGGGCGCGCGCGCCGGCGTCACGCAGCACTCGCGCCTGCGGTCGACATTGCTCGTCGCACAGGGCGGGCTGTCGGTCGTTCTCCTCATCGGCGCGGCGCTCTTCGTTCGCAGCCTCACACACGTCGTATCGATCCGGCTGGGATACGACGCGACCAACGTGATCGAAGCGATTCTCGATTTTCGCGGCTACCAAATGGACAGCACGGCCGCCGTGGCCATGCGCCGGCGACTGCTCGCCGCGGCGAAGTCCATTCCAGGCGCGGAATCGGCGACGCGCGTAAACAGCCTGCTGTTCAGCACCAACACCGCGTACCTCTCGGTGCCGGGAATCGACTCGGTCGCGCGGCTGGGCCGCTTCAATTTCCAAATGACGACGCCCGAGTACTTCGACGTGATGCGGACGCGTATCGTGCGCGGACGCGCGTTCGACGCGCTGGACCGCGCCGGCATGCCGCTCGTGACCGTCGTGAGCCAGGCGATGGGGCGAGCGCTCTGGCCAAACAAGGATCCGATCGGTCAGTGCATCCACGTCGCGTGGGACGCGCTGCATCCGGATCCGCGGCCGCCATGCAGCACGGTCGTCGGCGTCGCCGAAGATGCGGCGATGCAGACCGCGACCGACGAGCAGCGCTTCATGTATTACATCCCGGTGGAACAGGCGAATCCGGCGTGGGCGAGCACGATTCTCGTGCGCCTCTCGCCGGCCGTGACCGACGGTCCCGAACGCGTTCGACGCGGGCTGCAGGCGGCGATGCCCGGCGAGGGCTTTGTCGTCGTGCGTCCGCTCGCCGAGTTGGTGGACATTTCGCGGCGTTCGTGGAAACTGGGCGCGGTGCTGTTCACGACGTTCGGGCTGCTCGCCCTAATCGTCGCCGCGGTCGGTCTTTATGGCGTCATCGCGTACGACGTCGCGCAACGGCGCCACGAGATCGGCGTTCGCATCGCGCTCGGCGCACGCGCGCGCGACGTCGTTTCGATCGTGGCTCGCCAGGGATTCGCGTTCGTCGCGGTGGCCGTCTGTCTCGGCGTGCTCGTGGCCCTCGGCGCCTCACGCTGGGTGCAGCCGCTGCTCTACGGCGAGTCGGCCACAGACCCGGCGGCATATGCGCTCGTCGCCGGCGTCATGATCGTCGTGGCGTTGGTGGCGAGCGTCGTGCCCGCGGCGCGCGCCGCGGGCGTCGATCCGAACATCGCGTTGCGTTCCGAGTGA